A single genomic interval of bacterium harbors:
- the rodA gene encoding rod shape-determining protein RodA, with protein MGLLAAKPRSPYRLAGQAYSARVGRGVRGRFDFAIAAVVAILVGMGLMTLYSAVMGLPGKEALFATQLRWVAVCAAMMFFVYLIDYHVYSAAAYSIFAVNALLLALTLLVGQEVKGASRWLGIGSFTFQPSELSKITLVLALAHYFANTPRVSGYRLVDLLPPLGITLVPTVLILLEPDLGTAVLHLAIFAAICLFVGVRKKSLVGAFVSGVLALPVLWFFVFHDYQRARILTLFNPEADPLGTGYHIRQSLIAVGSGKMFGKGFLDGSQTKLQFLPETHTDFIFSVVAEEWGFLGCLIVLALFFTLVIWGVNVAASSKDRFGSIAAFGLVSILFWHVIINVGMVLNLLPVVGVILPFFSYGRTSVFVMLCVVTMLLNINGRRYVFE; from the coding sequence ATGGGGCTTCTCGCCGCCAAGCCGCGCTCGCCGTATCGCCTCGCGGGCCAGGCTTACAGCGCGCGCGTCGGACGGGGCGTGCGCGGGCGATTCGATTTCGCCATCGCCGCGGTCGTCGCCATCCTCGTCGGCATGGGATTGATGACGCTCTACTCCGCGGTCATGGGCCTTCCCGGCAAGGAGGCTCTCTTCGCGACGCAACTTCGCTGGGTCGCCGTCTGCGCCGCGATGATGTTCTTCGTGTACCTCATCGACTACCACGTCTATTCCGCGGCGGCGTATTCGATCTTCGCGGTCAATGCGCTTCTTCTGGCCCTGACGCTCCTTGTCGGGCAGGAGGTGAAAGGCGCGTCGCGCTGGCTCGGAATCGGCTCGTTCACGTTCCAGCCGTCGGAGCTATCGAAGATCACCCTCGTGCTGGCGCTCGCGCACTACTTCGCGAACACGCCGCGCGTGTCGGGCTATCGCCTTGTCGATCTGCTTCCGCCGCTTGGCATCACGCTCGTCCCGACGGTCCTCATCCTGCTTGAGCCCGATCTCGGCACGGCCGTCTTGCATCTGGCGATCTTCGCCGCGATCTGCCTGTTTGTCGGCGTGCGCAAAAAATCGCTCGTCGGCGCGTTCGTGTCCGGCGTGCTCGCCCTGCCCGTCCTGTGGTTTTTCGTGTTCCACGACTACCAGCGCGCGCGCATCCTGACGCTGTTCAACCCCGAGGCCGATCCGCTCGGCACGGGCTACCACATCCGCCAGTCGCTCATCGCCGTCGGCAGCGGCAAGATGTTCGGCAAGGGGTTCCTCGATGGCTCGCAAACCAAGCTGCAATTCCTCCCCGAAACGCACACCGATTTCATCTTCTCCGTTGTCGCGGAGGAATGGGGTTTCCTCGGCTGCCTCATTGTACTCGCCCTGTTTTTCACGCTCGTCATCTGGGGCGTGAACGTCGCCGCGTCCTCCAAGGACCGCTTCGGCTCCATCGCCGCGTTCGGCCTCGTCTCGATCCTCTTCTGGCACGTCATCATCAACGTCGGCATGGTCCTGAACCTCCTGCCCGTCGTCGGCGTCATCCTCCCGTTCTTCTCCTACGGCCGAACGTCCGTGTTCGTCATGCTGTGCGTCGTGACGATGCTGCTGAATATCAATGGGAGGAGGTATGTGTTTGAGTAG
- the mrdA gene encoding penicillin-binding protein 2 produces MTGFLIAIIIGFVVLLSRLWYLQVIQGDALEAKSVRQQIREIRIPAARGIIYDRRHRILAENRPSYNVFYHPEMLPADERVPFLQAMCEELGVDFEVARRRLETGHNRQPIKIKADIDRAEVARIKTQAMAYGPKYPLDIEVETTRVYPPDVVAGHVLGYTDEIDQDRLDLPRYADYRPGDLVGKTGVEEGYEEYLAGVYGRHRVEVNARGAAIRELEVEKGLPGRDLVLNIDADLMKAAAEAMEGRAGAIVAIDPRNGAVRAALSTPGFAPDLFSSPISRETWQGLLNDPKKPLANKFLRGMYPPGSTFKVVTALAALENGVMTPWDVAYCQGWWKFGGRRFRCHNEKGHGFVNLQYGIVHSCDVYFYRMAYQVGIDTIAEMANRLGLGVPVGIDIVGEKTGLVPTRAWKKRVHNVEWYPGDTLSAGIGQGSVLTTPLQMAVAYAAIANGGTVFAPRVVNYVEDPYGEPLQMQDPVVMRQLNFKERNIRAVQDALAGVVNDWGGTGKRAKMKKVRVAGKTGTAQVRNMKARTHWSLLPYEARDHAWFVGYAPAEDPELVVSVIAEHSGHGGVYAAPVVKAVLERYFETRDMPDARDVDEPATTVAAAH; encoded by the coding sequence ATGACCGGGTTTCTCATCGCGATCATCATCGGGTTTGTCGTGCTGCTTTCGCGCCTATGGTACCTGCAGGTGATCCAGGGCGACGCGCTCGAGGCGAAATCCGTCCGCCAGCAGATCCGCGAGATCCGCATCCCCGCCGCGCGCGGCATCATCTACGACCGGCGCCACCGCATCCTCGCCGAAAACCGGCCGAGCTATAATGTTTTCTATCACCCCGAAATGCTGCCCGCGGACGAGCGCGTGCCGTTTTTGCAGGCGATGTGCGAGGAGCTCGGCGTCGATTTCGAGGTCGCGCGACGACGCCTTGAGACCGGCCACAACCGCCAGCCGATCAAGATCAAGGCCGACATCGACCGCGCGGAGGTCGCCCGCATCAAGACGCAGGCGATGGCCTACGGGCCGAAGTATCCTCTCGATATCGAGGTCGAGACGACGCGCGTCTATCCGCCGGATGTCGTCGCCGGCCACGTGCTTGGCTACACGGACGAGATCGATCAGGACCGCCTGGACCTGCCGCGCTACGCCGACTATCGCCCCGGCGACCTTGTCGGCAAGACGGGCGTGGAGGAAGGCTACGAGGAATACCTGGCCGGCGTGTACGGCCGGCACCGCGTGGAGGTGAACGCGCGCGGTGCCGCGATCCGCGAACTGGAGGTCGAAAAGGGCCTGCCCGGGCGCGATCTCGTGCTGAACATCGACGCCGACCTCATGAAGGCCGCGGCCGAGGCGATGGAAGGCCGCGCCGGCGCGATCGTTGCGATCGATCCGCGAAACGGCGCGGTGCGCGCCGCGCTCTCCACACCGGGATTCGCGCCGGATCTGTTCTCGAGCCCCATCTCGCGCGAGACGTGGCAGGGGTTGCTCAATGATCCGAAAAAACCGCTCGCCAACAAGTTCCTGCGCGGCATGTACCCGCCCGGCTCGACCTTCAAGGTCGTCACCGCGCTCGCGGCGCTCGAAAACGGCGTCATGACGCCCTGGGACGTTGCCTACTGTCAGGGGTGGTGGAAGTTCGGCGGGAGACGATTCCGGTGCCACAACGAAAAAGGCCACGGCTTCGTCAATCTGCAATACGGCATCGTCCACTCCTGCGACGTGTATTTTTATCGCATGGCGTATCAGGTCGGCATCGACACCATCGCGGAGATGGCCAATCGCCTGGGCCTCGGCGTGCCCGTGGGCATCGACATCGTCGGCGAAAAGACCGGCCTCGTCCCGACGCGCGCGTGGAAAAAGCGCGTGCACAATGTCGAATGGTATCCCGGCGACACGCTGTCCGCGGGCATCGGCCAGGGCTCCGTGCTCACGACGCCGCTGCAAATGGCCGTCGCCTACGCCGCGATCGCCAACGGCGGCACCGTCTTTGCTCCGCGCGTCGTGAACTACGTCGAGGATCCCTACGGCGAGCCGCTCCAGATGCAGGATCCCGTCGTCATGCGCCAGCTCAACTTCAAGGAACGCAATATCCGCGCGGTGCAGGACGCGCTCGCGGGCGTCGTCAACGACTGGGGCGGCACGGGCAAACGCGCGAAAATGAAAAAGGTGCGCGTCGCCGGAAAGACCGGCACCGCGCAGGTCCGCAACATGAAAGCGCGCACGCACTGGAGCCTTCTGCCTTACGAGGCGCGCGACCACGCGTGGTTCGTGGGTTACGCGCCGGCGGAAGACCCGGAGCTTGTGGTGTCGGTCATCGCCGAGCACAGCGGCCACGGCGGCGTGTACGCGGCGCCTGTCGTCAAGGCGGTGCTCGAGCGCTATTTCGAAACGCGCGACATGCCCGACGCGCGCGACGTGGACGAACCCGCGACGACCGTCGCCGCGGCGCATTGA
- the mreD gene encoding rod shape-determining protein MreD, whose translation MQALLFLVAGVVLLVLENLWRVRWPIAETAPALAALAVTFIAISGRAGRALVFAFLFGLALDALGGIMPGMHAVILVVMAYAISEGGKYFYLRSIPYQTIAIVLMSAALVFGRRAFVLLFEWGEAPGGLFAAFLTMTALNLAAGLPLFHLLAGLDERTSRDRHEPALTLQPW comes from the coding sequence ATGCAGGCGCTTCTCTTCCTCGTCGCCGGCGTCGTGCTTCTCGTGCTGGAAAACCTCTGGCGCGTGCGCTGGCCGATCGCCGAAACGGCGCCCGCGCTGGCCGCGCTCGCCGTGACGTTTATCGCCATCTCCGGCCGCGCGGGCCGGGCGCTGGTGTTCGCGTTTTTGTTCGGGCTTGCGCTTGACGCGCTTGGCGGCATCATGCCGGGCATGCACGCGGTGATTCTCGTCGTCATGGCCTATGCGATTTCCGAAGGCGGAAAGTATTTCTACCTGCGCAGCATTCCCTATCAGACGATCGCCATCGTGCTGATGTCCGCCGCGCTCGTGTTCGGCCGGCGCGCGTTCGTGCTGCTTTTCGAGTGGGGCGAGGCGCCCGGCGGTCTTTTCGCCGCGTTCCTGACGATGACGGCGCTGAATCTCGCGGCGGGGCTTCCGCTTTTCCACCTGCTCGCCGGCCTGGACGAGCGGACAAGCCGCGACCGGCACGAACCCGCGCTGACGCTGCAACCCTGGTAA